From a region of the Streptomyces venezuelae genome:
- a CDS encoding IucA/IucC family protein produces the protein MTPHADAATEHPQPGPAGVSAAPPEQLPPAAAAATATAGSGAGAAATVPRQKDGTPRPRSGWTSPLRLEPTTLPDLLNHPDPAVAAEAAAVENLLRCWVRESGLGRPDGSAGTPLRIPLPASGAALLVPVRHWSHSGWHRFGAVRLEGTTAAAPSLDAVTIAALIAREGTSGGRGAADLVGRVADSVRRTAEFIADRRERPTAPAPVSGDRFLTAEQALLLGHPLQPDPKSREGLSEAEVRRYSPELHGSFPLHWFAVAPSALASESAWTESGRPVSAPQLLGRLAPGLPLPHGTTPLPLHPWQARDLLQRPAVTALQDAGLLHDLGPHGDPWYPTSSVRTVHRPGAPAMLKLSLGLRITNSRRENLRKELHRGVEVHRLLRTGLAEQWQASHPAFDIVRDPAWVAVDAPDGTPVPGLDALLRHNPFRSGDDPVCIAALTAPRPWPGRTTMSSRLAELVTGLATATGHTTSAVAAEWFLRYLDHVVLPVLAFDALAGIALEAHQQNTLVLLDPAGWPIGGRYRDNQGYYFRESRRAELEHRLPGIGSASDTFVSDAVTDERFAYYLGINNVLGLIGAFGSQRLADERVLLAAFRRFLAKAAGLGPLPARLLDSPTLRCKANLLTRLGGLDELVGPVDTQSVYVTITNPLHD, from the coding sequence ATGACGCCCCACGCCGACGCAGCCACGGAACACCCGCAGCCGGGCCCGGCGGGCGTCTCCGCCGCGCCGCCCGAGCAGCTCCCCCCGGCAGCCGCGGCCGCGACGGCCACCGCGGGGAGCGGCGCCGGGGCAGCGGCCACGGTGCCGCGGCAGAAGGACGGCACACCCAGGCCCCGTTCCGGTTGGACGAGCCCGCTCCGGCTGGAGCCGACCACACTGCCCGACCTCCTCAACCACCCAGACCCGGCCGTCGCCGCCGAGGCCGCGGCGGTGGAGAACCTGCTCCGCTGCTGGGTCCGCGAATCCGGTCTCGGCCGTCCCGACGGCTCCGCCGGAACCCCCCTGCGTATCCCCCTTCCCGCTTCCGGTGCCGCCCTGCTCGTTCCCGTCCGCCACTGGTCACACTCCGGCTGGCACCGGTTCGGCGCGGTCCGGCTCGAAGGCACGACCGCCGCAGCCCCCTCCCTGGACGCCGTCACCATTGCCGCGCTCATCGCCCGTGAGGGCACGAGTGGCGGCCGAGGCGCCGCCGATCTCGTCGGCCGGGTCGCCGACTCGGTGCGCCGCACCGCCGAATTCATCGCCGACCGGCGGGAACGCCCCACCGCCCCGGCCCCCGTCAGCGGAGACCGTTTCCTCACCGCCGAACAGGCACTCCTCCTCGGTCACCCCCTCCAGCCGGACCCGAAGAGCCGCGAAGGACTCTCCGAGGCCGAAGTACGCCGCTACTCACCCGAACTCCACGGCTCCTTCCCCCTGCACTGGTTCGCGGTCGCCCCCTCTGCTCTCGCGAGCGAATCGGCCTGGACCGAGAGCGGCCGCCCCGTCTCCGCCCCACAGCTCCTCGGCCGACTCGCCCCCGGACTCCCGCTGCCCCACGGCACCACCCCCCTTCCCCTGCACCCCTGGCAAGCCCGCGACCTGCTCCAGCGCCCCGCCGTCACCGCCCTCCAGGACGCGGGACTCCTGCACGACCTGGGCCCGCACGGCGACCCGTGGTACCCCACCTCCTCCGTCCGTACCGTCCACCGACCGGGCGCCCCCGCGATGCTCAAGCTCTCCCTGGGCCTGCGCATCACCAACTCCCGCCGCGAGAACCTCCGCAAGGAACTCCACCGCGGAGTCGAGGTGCACCGACTGCTCCGCACCGGCCTCGCCGAGCAGTGGCAGGCGTCCCACCCGGCCTTCGACATCGTCCGCGACCCCGCCTGGGTCGCCGTGGACGCCCCGGACGGAACCCCCGTGCCCGGACTCGACGCCCTGCTGCGCCACAACCCCTTCCGTTCGGGCGACGACCCCGTCTGCATCGCCGCACTCACCGCTCCCCGTCCGTGGCCCGGCCGGACCACCATGAGCTCCCGGCTCGCCGAGCTCGTCACCGGGCTCGCCACCGCCACCGGCCACACCACGTCCGCCGTCGCCGCCGAGTGGTTCCTGCGCTACCTCGACCACGTGGTGCTGCCGGTCCTCGCCTTCGACGCACTCGCCGGAATCGCCCTCGAAGCACACCAGCAGAACACCCTGGTGCTCCTCGACCCGGCCGGCTGGCCGATCGGCGGCCGCTACCGGGACAACCAGGGCTACTACTTCCGCGAATCACGCCGCGCGGAACTGGAGCACCGGCTCCCCGGCATCGGGAGCGCCAGCGACACCTTCGTCTCCGACGCCGTCACCGACGAACGCTTCGCCTACTACCTCGGCATCAACAACGTGCTCGGTCTCATCGGTGCCTTCGGATCCCAGCGGCTCGCCGACGAACGGGTCCTCCTCGCCGCCTTCCGCCGTTTCCTCGCCAAGGCCGCGGGCCTCGGCCCGCTCCCCGCACGGCTGCTCGACTCGCCCACCCTGCGATGCAAGGCGAACCTGCTCACCCGCCTCGGCGGTCTCGACGAGCTGGTCGGCCCGGTCGACACCCAGTCCGTCTACGTCACCATCACCAACCCCCTTCACGATTGA
- a CDS encoding ATP-dependent DNA helicase: MTKPSLPDLLHAAVSAVGGTERPGQVAMAEAVAEAIDDNSHRLIQAGTGTGKSLGYLVPALAHGERVVVATATLALQRQLVERDLPRTVEALHPQLRRRPQFAMLKGRSNYLCLHRLHEGAPQDEEEGLFDQFEAAAPTSKLGQDLLRLRDWADETETGDRDDLTPGVSDKAWSQISVSSRECLGATKCAYGAECFAEAARERAKLADVVVTNHALLAIDAIEGAPVLPQHEVLIVDEAHELVSRVTGVATGELTPGQVNRAVKRAAKLVDEKTADSLQTASETFERVMELALPGRLEQIPEDLGYALMSLRDSARNVISAIGATRDKSVPDEDAVRKQALAAVENIHGVAERITNGSEYDVVWYERHDRFGATLRVAPLSVSGLLREKLFEDRSVVLTSATLKLGGDFNGVAASLGLSPEGVEGDDVPVWRGLDVGSPFDYPKQGILYVAKHLATPGREGTRGDMMDELAELIEAAGGRTLGLFSSMRGAKAAAEELRSRLDNPILLQGEETLGELIKSFAADPKTCLFGTLSLWQGVDVPGPSCQLVVMDRIPFPRPDDPLMSARQKSVEEHGGNGFMAVAATHAALLMAQGAGRLVRASGDRGVVAVLDPRLATARYGSFLRATLPDFWYTTDRNQARRSLAAIDATAKADGK, encoded by the coding sequence ATGACGAAGCCCTCCCTCCCCGACCTGCTGCACGCCGCCGTCTCCGCCGTCGGCGGCACGGAGCGCCCCGGCCAGGTGGCCATGGCCGAAGCCGTCGCCGAAGCGATCGACGACAACTCCCACCGTCTGATCCAGGCCGGTACCGGCACAGGAAAGTCCCTCGGCTACCTGGTGCCGGCCCTCGCCCACGGCGAGCGCGTGGTCGTGGCCACGGCGACGCTCGCCCTCCAGCGGCAGCTCGTCGAACGCGATCTCCCGAGGACGGTGGAGGCACTGCACCCGCAGCTGCGCCGCCGCCCTCAGTTCGCCATGCTCAAGGGCCGGTCCAACTACCTGTGCCTGCACCGCCTGCACGAGGGCGCTCCGCAGGACGAGGAGGAGGGCCTCTTCGACCAGTTCGAGGCGGCCGCGCCCACCAGCAAGCTCGGCCAGGACCTGCTCCGCCTGCGCGACTGGGCGGACGAGACCGAGACGGGCGACCGCGACGACCTGACTCCGGGCGTTTCGGACAAGGCCTGGTCGCAGATCTCGGTCTCCTCGCGCGAATGCCTGGGCGCGACGAAGTGCGCGTACGGCGCCGAGTGCTTCGCGGAGGCCGCCAGGGAGCGGGCCAAGCTCGCGGACGTGGTCGTCACCAACCACGCCCTGCTCGCCATCGACGCCATCGAGGGCGCGCCGGTGCTGCCGCAGCACGAGGTGCTGATCGTCGACGAGGCCCACGAGCTGGTTTCCCGGGTCACGGGCGTCGCCACCGGCGAGCTCACCCCGGGCCAGGTCAACCGGGCCGTGAAGCGTGCCGCGAAACTGGTCGACGAGAAGACGGCGGACTCCCTGCAGACCGCCTCCGAGACCTTCGAGCGGGTGATGGAGCTGGCCCTCCCGGGCCGGCTGGAGCAGATCCCCGAGGACCTCGGCTACGCGCTGATGTCGCTGCGGGACTCCGCGCGCAATGTGATCTCGGCGATCGGCGCGACCCGGGACAAGTCCGTCCCCGACGAGGACGCGGTGCGCAAGCAGGCGCTGGCCGCGGTGGAGAACATCCACGGGGTGGCGGAGCGGATCACCAACGGTTCCGAGTACGACGTGGTCTGGTACGAGCGCCACGACCGCTTCGGCGCCACGCTCCGGGTCGCGCCCCTGTCGGTGTCCGGCCTGCTGCGAGAGAAGCTGTTCGAGGACCGCTCCGTGGTCCTGACCTCCGCCACCCTCAAGCTGGGCGGCGACTTCAACGGGGTCGCGGCCTCTCTGGGCCTGTCCCCCGAGGGGGTCGAGGGCGACGACGTACCCGTCTGGCGCGGTCTCGACGTCGGCTCGCCCTTCGACTACCCCAAGCAGGGCATCCTCTACGTCGCGAAGCACCTGGCCACACCGGGCCGCGAGGGGACCCGCGGCGACATGATGGACGAGCTCGCCGAGCTGATCGAAGCGGCCGGCGGTCGCACCCTCGGTCTCTTCTCCTCCATGCGTGGCGCCAAGGCGGCCGCCGAGGAGCTGCGCAGCCGGCTCGACAACCCGATCCTGCTCCAGGGCGAGGAAACCCTCGGCGAGCTGATCAAGTCCTTCGCCGCCGACCCGAAGACCTGCCTGTTCGGGACGCTGTCGCTCTGGCAGGGCGTGGACGTGCCCGGTCCCAGCTGTCAGCTCGTGGTCATGGACCGGATCCCCTTCCCGCGTCCCGACGACCCGCTGATGAGCGCCCGTCAGAAGTCGGTGGAGGAGCACGGAGGCAACGGGTTCATGGCCGTCGCGGCCACGCATGCCGCGCTGCTGATGGCGCAGGGTGCGGGCCGTCTCGTACGGGCCTCCGGTGACCGTGGTGTCGTCGCGGTCCTGGACCCCCGGCTGGCGACGGCACGGTACGGGAGCTTCCTGCGGGCGACACTGCCGGACTTCTGGTACACCACGGACCGCAACCAGGCCCGGCGTTCCCTGGCGGCGATCGACGCGACGGCCAAGGCCGACGGCAAGTAG
- the lexA gene encoding transcriptional repressor LexA: MTTTADSAAITAQNRSQSRLEPVHAMNDANLNPDAEPAVRPARSLPGRPPGIRADSSGLTDRQRRVIEVIRDSVQRRGYPPSMREIGQAVGLSSTSSVAHQLMALERKGFLRRDPHRPRAYEVRGSDQPSSQPTDTTGKPAASYVPLVGRIAAGGPILAEESVEDVFPLPRQLVGDGELFVLKVVGDSMIEAAICDGDWVTVRRQPVAENGDIVAAMLDGEATVKRFKREDGHVWLLPHNAAYQPIPGDEATILGKVVAVLRRV, encoded by the coding sequence GTGACCACCACCGCAGACAGTGCCGCCATCACTGCCCAGAACCGCTCCCAGAGCCGACTCGAGCCGGTGCATGCCATGAACGACGCAAACCTGAATCCGGATGCGGAGCCCGCAGTGCGCCCCGCACGCTCGCTGCCAGGTCGACCTCCAGGCATCCGCGCCGACAGCTCCGGGCTCACGGACCGGCAGCGGAGGGTCATCGAGGTCATTCGCGACTCCGTGCAGCGGCGGGGTTACCCGCCGTCGATGCGGGAGATCGGCCAGGCGGTCGGCCTGTCCAGCACCTCCTCGGTCGCGCACCAGCTGATGGCCCTGGAGCGCAAGGGCTTCCTGCGCCGTGACCCGCACCGCCCCCGGGCCTACGAAGTGCGCGGTTCCGACCAGCCGAGCTCGCAGCCCACGGACACCACCGGAAAGCCCGCCGCCTCCTACGTTCCCCTGGTCGGCCGGATCGCGGCGGGCGGCCCGATCCTGGCCGAGGAGTCGGTCGAGGACGTCTTCCCGCTCCCCCGCCAGCTGGTCGGTGACGGCGAGCTCTTCGTCCTCAAGGTCGTCGGCGACTCGATGATCGAAGCCGCCATCTGCGACGGCGACTGGGTCACGGTCCGTCGTCAGCCGGTCGCGGAGAACGGCGACATCGTCGCCGCGATGCTCGACGGCGAAGCCACCGTCAAGCGCTTCAAGCGCGAGGACGGCCACGTCTGGCTCCTCCCTCACAACGCCGCCTACCAGCCGATTCCCGGCGACGAGGCGACGATCCTCGGCAAGGTGGTCGCGGTACTGCGTCGGGTCTGA
- the nrdR gene encoding transcriptional regulator NrdR → MHCPFCRHPDSRVVDSRTTDDGTSIRRRRQCPDCSRRFTTVETASLMVIKRSGVTEPFSRTKVISGVRKACQGRPVTEDALAKLGQRVEEAVRATGSAELTTHDVGLAILGPLQELDLVAYLRFASVYKAFDTLEDFETAIAELRVSRSHPEECELGGTVQVPVPASAAD, encoded by the coding sequence ATGCACTGCCCCTTCTGCAGGCACCCCGACAGCCGTGTCGTCGACAGCCGCACCACGGACGACGGCACGTCGATCCGCAGGCGCCGTCAGTGCCCCGACTGCTCCCGTCGATTCACGACGGTGGAGACGGCCTCGCTGATGGTGATCAAGCGCAGCGGGGTGACCGAACCCTTCAGCCGTACCAAGGTCATCTCCGGCGTGCGCAAGGCGTGCCAGGGGCGGCCGGTCACCGAGGACGCCCTCGCCAAGCTCGGCCAGCGGGTCGAGGAGGCGGTGCGCGCCACCGGGAGCGCCGAGCTGACCACCCACGACGTGGGTCTGGCCATACTCGGCCCGTTGCAGGAACTCGATCTGGTCGCGTACCTGCGCTTCGCCTCCGTTTACAAAGCTTTCGACACCCTTGAAGACTTCGAGACCGCCATCGCGGAACTCCGCGTGTCGCGGTCTCACCCTGAAGAGTGCGAGCTCGGTGGGACCGTCCAGGTCCCCGTGCCCGCCTCCGCCGCCGACTGA
- a CDS encoding IucA/IucC family protein, producing the protein MPNFPAAHDPAESAVPPSPQHPCTPPELNRETWDFAARRLLAKMLGEFAYEEIIHPVPVPATTGDAWTVTLDDGSSLGFRARRRAYGSWHVTPDTITLTPSAPSPIPPAVPGVLGDLGGPTPFGDPYAFLIRARTLLGLDGPTLGHLVRELSATLTADARLDHTALTADVLADLDYAALEGHQTGHPWLVPNKGRIGLSASDTEAWAPEARTRQRLPWLAAHTSLAVYRGTAGLEDPARLYTAELDPVTRAVFDRSLRDRGLDPLHYLYLPVHPWQWDEVVLPLFAPALASGALVPLPADPDVRLPQQSVRTFLNLSRPDRHSVKLPLSVFNTMVWRGLPSDLTLAAPAVTAWIHSLRDGDPFLRDECRVVLLGEVASVTVRHPVYDELPEVPYQYKELLGAIWREPLTGLLAPGERARTLASLLHTDPRGRSFTAELVARSGLTPTVWLQRLFATLLPPLLHFLYRYGTVFSPHGENVVVIFDECDVPVRLAVKDFVDDVNITDEPLPELEDLPDEVRAVLLTEPADFLPQFIHSGLFVGVFRYLSALCEDCLGVPEREFWSLVRAEILRHQARFPELKDRHELFDLLGERIGRLCLNRNRLYEDGYRDRPDRPHAVQHGTVPNPLYRP; encoded by the coding sequence GTGCCGAACTTCCCCGCAGCCCACGACCCGGCCGAATCCGCCGTGCCGCCCTCGCCTCAGCACCCCTGCACGCCGCCCGAACTCAACCGTGAGACCTGGGACTTCGCCGCCCGCCGACTGCTCGCGAAAATGCTCGGCGAGTTCGCCTACGAGGAGATCATCCATCCCGTCCCCGTACCGGCCACCACCGGGGACGCCTGGACCGTGACCCTGGACGACGGCAGCAGCCTCGGATTCCGCGCCCGCCGCCGGGCGTACGGCAGCTGGCACGTCACCCCGGACACGATCACCCTGACCCCGTCGGCGCCCTCACCGATCCCACCGGCCGTGCCCGGCGTGCTGGGCGACCTCGGGGGACCGACCCCCTTCGGGGACCCGTACGCCTTCCTCATCCGGGCCCGCACCCTCCTCGGTCTCGACGGTCCCACCCTCGGTCACCTCGTCCGGGAACTCAGCGCCACCCTCACCGCTGACGCCCGGCTCGACCACACCGCACTCACCGCCGACGTCCTCGCCGACCTCGACTACGCCGCCCTCGAAGGACACCAGACCGGACACCCCTGGCTCGTCCCCAACAAGGGCCGCATCGGACTCTCCGCCTCCGACACCGAGGCCTGGGCCCCCGAGGCCCGCACCCGCCAGCGGCTGCCCTGGCTCGCCGCCCACACCTCGCTCGCCGTCTACCGCGGGACCGCCGGCCTCGAGGACCCCGCCCGCCTCTACACAGCCGAGCTCGACCCCGTCACCCGGGCCGTCTTCGACCGGTCCCTGCGCGACCGCGGCCTCGACCCGCTCCACTACCTCTACCTCCCGGTCCACCCCTGGCAGTGGGACGAGGTCGTCCTGCCCCTCTTCGCCCCCGCGCTCGCCTCCGGCGCCCTGGTACCGCTCCCCGCCGACCCCGACGTGCGGCTCCCGCAACAGTCCGTCCGCACCTTCCTGAACCTCAGCCGCCCCGACCGGCACAGCGTCAAACTCCCGCTCTCCGTCTTCAACACCATGGTCTGGCGCGGACTGCCCAGCGACCTCACGCTCGCTGCCCCCGCCGTCACCGCCTGGATCCACTCCCTCCGGGACGGCGACCCCTTCCTCCGCGACGAGTGCCGGGTCGTCCTGCTCGGGGAAGTCGCCTCCGTCACCGTCCGCCACCCCGTCTACGACGAGCTCCCCGAGGTTCCGTACCAGTACAAGGAGCTCCTCGGCGCGATCTGGCGCGAACCCCTGACCGGCCTGCTGGCACCCGGCGAGCGCGCGCGCACGCTCGCCTCCCTCCTCCACACCGACCCGCGCGGCCGGTCCTTCACCGCCGAGCTCGTCGCCCGGTCCGGACTCACCCCCACCGTGTGGCTCCAGCGCCTCTTCGCCACCCTCCTGCCCCCGCTGCTCCACTTCCTCTACCGCTACGGCACCGTCTTCTCCCCGCACGGCGAGAACGTCGTCGTGATCTTCGACGAGTGCGACGTCCCGGTCCGGCTCGCGGTCAAGGACTTCGTGGACGACGTCAACATCACCGACGAACCGCTGCCCGAGCTGGAAGACCTGCCCGACGAGGTCCGCGCCGTCCTGCTCACCGAGCCCGCCGACTTCCTGCCCCAGTTCATCCACTCCGGACTGTTCGTCGGTGTCTTCCGCTACCTCTCGGCCCTGTGCGAGGACTGCCTGGGCGTCCCGGAGCGCGAGTTCTGGTCCCTCGTACGGGCGGAGATCCTGCGCCACCAGGCCCGCTTCCCGGAGCTCAAGGACCGCCACGAGCTCTTCGACCTGCTCGGCGAGCGGATCGGACGGCTCTGCCTGAACCGGAACCGGCTCTACGAGGACGGCTACCGCGACCGCCCCGACCGCCCCCACGCCGTGCAGCACGGCACCGTCCCCAACCCCCTGTACCGGCCATGA
- a CDS encoding vitamin B12-dependent ribonucleotide reductase has protein sequence MTETASGSARGSRAKGTKAAKGGLRIERIHTTPGVHPYDEVSWERRDVVMTNWRDGSVNFEQRGVEFPDFWSVNAVNIVTSKYFRGAVGTPQRETGLKQLIDRIVKTYTKAGEDFDYFSSPADAEIFEHELTYALLHQIFSFNSPVWFNVGTPQPQQVSACFILAVDDSMESILDWYKEEGMIFKGGSGAGLNLSRIRSSKELLSSGGNASGPVSFMRGADASAGTIKSGGATRRAAKMVVLDVDHPDVEDFIATKVKEEEKIRALRDAGFDMDLGGDDITSVQYQNANNSVRVNDEFMTAVENGTEFGLRARMTGEVIEKVDAKALFRKLAEAAWACADPGIQYDGVINNWHTCPESGRITASNPCSEYMHLDNTSCNLASLNLMKFLHDDGKGNQSFDAERFAKVVELVITAMDISICFADFPTQKIGENTRAFRQLGIGYANLGALLMATGHAYDSDGGRTLAASITSLMTGTAYKRSAELAAIVGPYDGYARNAESHKRVMKQHADANAVAPRTDDLDNSIWAAATEAWQDVLRLGEKNGFRNSQASVLAPTGTIGLAMSCDTTGVEPDLALVKFKKLVGGGSMQIVNGTVPQALRRLGYQEEQIEAIVSHIAEHGVVVDAPGLKTEHYSVFDCAMGERAISAMGHVRMMAAIQPWISGAISKTVNMPETATVEEIEEIYFEAWKMGVKALAIYRDNCKVGQPLSAKKKEAEKEEVTVKTEETIRAAVEKVIEYRPVRKRLPKGRPGITTSFTVGGAEGYMTANSYPDDGLGEVFLKMSKQGSTLAGMMDAFSIAVSVGLQYGVPLETYVSKFTNMRFEPAGMTDDPDVRMAQSIVDYIFRRLALDFLPFETRSALGIHTAEERQRHLDTGSYEPLEDELDTESLAQGAPLTAVPSAPKPVVAVPVPAPKTAHSSAELVEMQLGVSADAPLCFSCGTKMQRAGSCYICEGCGSTSGCS, from the coding sequence ATGACAGAGACGGCGAGCGGCTCGGCACGTGGTTCCCGCGCCAAGGGGACCAAGGCTGCCAAGGGCGGCCTGCGTATCGAGCGCATCCACACCACCCCGGGCGTGCACCCGTACGACGAGGTGAGCTGGGAGCGCCGTGACGTCGTCATGACCAACTGGCGCGACGGCTCGGTCAACTTCGAGCAGCGTGGTGTCGAGTTCCCCGACTTCTGGTCGGTGAACGCGGTCAACATCGTCACCAGCAAGTACTTCCGCGGCGCGGTCGGCACCCCGCAGCGCGAGACCGGTCTGAAGCAGCTGATCGACCGGATCGTGAAGACCTACACGAAGGCCGGCGAGGACTTCGACTACTTCTCGTCGCCCGCCGACGCCGAGATCTTCGAGCACGAGCTGACCTACGCCCTCCTGCACCAGATCTTCAGCTTCAACTCCCCGGTCTGGTTCAACGTCGGTACGCCCCAGCCGCAGCAGGTCTCCGCCTGCTTCATCCTGGCCGTCGACGACTCCATGGAGTCGATCCTCGACTGGTACAAGGAAGAGGGCATGATCTTCAAGGGCGGCTCCGGCGCCGGCCTGAACCTCTCCCGCATCCGCTCCTCCAAGGAGCTGCTCTCCTCCGGCGGCAACGCCTCCGGCCCGGTCTCCTTCATGCGCGGCGCCGACGCGTCCGCCGGAACGATCAAGTCGGGCGGCGCCACCCGCCGCGCGGCCAAGATGGTCGTCCTGGACGTGGACCACCCGGACGTCGAGGACTTCATCGCCACCAAGGTGAAGGAGGAGGAGAAGATCCGCGCCCTGCGCGACGCGGGCTTCGACATGGACCTGGGCGGCGACGACATCACGTCCGTCCAGTACCAGAACGCCAACAACTCCGTCCGCGTGAACGACGAGTTCATGACGGCCGTCGAGAACGGCACCGAGTTCGGCCTGCGCGCCCGTATGACGGGTGAGGTCATCGAGAAGGTCGACGCCAAGGCGCTCTTCCGCAAGCTCGCCGAGGCCGCGTGGGCCTGCGCCGACCCGGGCATCCAGTACGACGGTGTGATCAACAACTGGCACACCTGCCCCGAGTCCGGCCGCATCACCGCGTCCAACCCGTGCAGCGAGTACATGCACCTGGACAACACGTCCTGCAACCTCGCCTCGCTCAACCTGATGAAGTTCCTGCACGACGACGGCAAGGGCAACCAGTCCTTCGACGCCGAGCGCTTCGCCAAGGTCGTCGAGCTCGTCATCACCGCGATGGACATCTCCATCTGCTTCGCGGACTTCCCCACGCAGAAGATCGGTGAGAACACCCGCGCCTTCCGCCAGCTGGGCATCGGCTACGCCAACCTCGGCGCCCTCCTGATGGCGACCGGCCACGCGTACGACTCCGACGGCGGCCGCACCCTCGCCGCCTCGATCACCTCGCTGATGACCGGCACCGCGTACAAGCGCTCCGCCGAGCTGGCCGCCATCGTCGGCCCGTACGACGGCTACGCCCGCAACGCCGAGTCCCACAAGCGCGTCATGAAGCAGCACGCCGACGCCAACGCCGTCGCGCCGCGCACCGACGACCTGGACAACAGCATCTGGGCAGCGGCCACCGAGGCCTGGCAGGACGTCCTGCGCCTCGGCGAGAAGAACGGCTTCCGCAACTCCCAGGCCTCCGTCCTCGCCCCGACCGGCACCATCGGTCTCGCGATGTCCTGCGACACCACCGGTGTCGAGCCGGACCTGGCCCTGGTCAAGTTCAAGAAGCTCGTCGGCGGCGGCTCGATGCAGATCGTCAACGGCACCGTCCCGCAGGCCCTGCGCCGCCTGGGCTACCAGGAGGAGCAGATCGAGGCGATCGTCTCCCACATCGCCGAGCACGGTGTGGTCGTCGACGCCCCGGGCCTGAAGACCGAGCACTACTCGGTGTTCGACTGCGCCATGGGCGAGCGCGCCATCTCCGCGATGGGCCACGTCCGGATGATGGCCGCGATCCAGCCCTGGATCTCCGGCGCGATCTCGAAGACGGTCAACATGCCGGAGACGGCGACCGTCGAGGAGATCGAGGAGATCTACTTCGAGGCGTGGAAGATGGGCGTCAAGGCGCTCGCGATCTACCGCGACAACTGCAAGGTCGGCCAGCCCCTCTCCGCCAAGAAGAAGGAAGCGGAGAAGGAGGAGGTCACCGTCAAGACGGAGGAGACCATCCGCGCCGCCGTCGAGAAGGTCATCGAGTACCGCCCCGTCCGCAAGCGCCTCCCCAAGGGCCGCCCGGGGATCACCACCTCGTTCACCGTCGGTGGCGCCGAGGGGTACATGACGGCCAACTCCTACCCGGACGACGGTCTGGGCGAGGTCTTCCTGAAGATGTCCAAGCAGGGTTCGACCCTCGCGGGCATGATGGACGCGTTCTCGATCGCCGTTTCGGTCGGTCTGCAGTACGGCGTTCCGCTGGAGACCTATGTCTCGAAGTTCACGAACATGCGCTTCGAGCCGGCCGGCATGACGGACGACCCGGACGTGCGGATGGCGCAGTCGATCGTCGACTACATCTTCCGCCGCCTGGCGCTGGACTTCCTGCCCTTCGAGACGCGCTCGGCCCTCGGCATCCACACCGCCGAGGAGCGCCAGCGTCACCTGGACACCGGCTCCTACGAGCCGCTCGAGGACGAGCTGGACACGGAGTCCCTGGCCCAGGGTGCCCCGCTGACCGCGGTGCCGTCGGCTCCCAAGCCGGTCGTGGCCGTCCCCGTCCCGGCCCCGAAGACCGCGCACAGCAGCGCCGAACTGGTCGAGATGCAGCTCGGCGTCTCCGCCGACGCCCCGCTCTGCTTCTCCTGCGGTACGAAGATGCAGCGCGCCGGCTCCTGCTACATCTGCGAGGGCTGCGGCTCGACGAGCGGCTGCAGCTGA
- a CDS encoding GNAT family N-acetyltransferase encodes MPSTDTSAPAPTAGSAHAARVTTRVAEVGSGRREPRLNAELLPLLAEADLLDSPAIWGSVTTPAGAFRLDPVRPGRDLELLTGWMNDPEVAAYWELAGPAAVTADHLRAQLDGDGHSIPCLGLLDGTPMSYWEIYRADLDPLSRHYPARPHDTGIHLLIGDGTNRGRGLGTALLRAVADLVLGNRPRCTRVVAEPDIRNTPSVSAFLNSGFRCSAEIDLPEKRAALMIRERVLRNLL; translated from the coding sequence ATGCCCTCCACCGACACCTCAGCCCCAGCTCCGACAGCCGGATCCGCCCACGCAGCGCGCGTCACCACCCGCGTTGCCGAAGTCGGAAGCGGAAGGCGCGAACCACGCCTGAACGCCGAACTCCTGCCCCTGCTCGCCGAAGCCGACCTGCTCGATTCCCCCGCCATCTGGGGCAGTGTCACCACGCCCGCCGGGGCCTTCCGCCTCGATCCCGTGCGGCCCGGTCGTGACCTGGAGCTCCTCACCGGCTGGATGAACGATCCCGAAGTGGCCGCCTACTGGGAGCTCGCGGGCCCCGCAGCGGTCACCGCCGACCACCTCAGGGCGCAGCTCGACGGCGATGGCCACAGCATCCCCTGCCTCGGCCTCCTCGACGGCACGCCGATGAGCTACTGGGAGATCTACCGGGCCGACCTCGACCCGCTCTCCCGGCACTATCCGGCGCGCCCCCACGACACGGGTATCCACCTGCTCATCGGAGACGGCACGAACCGTGGCCGCGGACTCGGAACGGCTCTGCTGCGCGCCGTGGCCGACCTCGTCCTCGGCAACCGCCCCCGCTGCACACGCGTCGTCGCGGAACCGGACATCCGCAACACCCCCTCCGTATCAGCCTTCCTGAACTCCGGCTTCCGCTGCTCCGCGGAAATCGACCTTCCCGAGAAGCGGGCCGCCCTGATGATCCGGGAGCGGGTACTGCGCAATCTCCTCTGA